In Spinacia oleracea cultivar Varoflay chromosome 5, BTI_SOV_V1, whole genome shotgun sequence, a single window of DNA contains:
- the LOC130461785 gene encoding uncharacterized protein — protein sequence MSYDVWNPKKTCFLLGLHGRVNVTVIAATNRPDKIDPALLRPGWFDRLLYVGPPSETDRVDVFHVHLRKMPCGFDVDVSELAHLTEGCTGADISSICREAAISAIEIIDDSSGNSKM from the exons atGTCATATGATGTCTGGAACCCTAAGAAGACCTGCTTTCTTCTAGGTCTACATGGAAGAGTTAATGTTACTGTTATTGCTGCTACAAATCGTCCTGACAAGATTGATCCTGCCCTTCTTAGACCAG GGTGGTTTGATCGACTCCTATATGTTGGACCCCCTAGTGAAACAGATCGTGTTGACGTATTTCATGTTCATTTGCGTAAAATGCCTTGCGGTTTTGATGTTGATGTAAGCGAGCTGGCTCATCTCACTGAAGGTTGTACTGGTGCTGACATATCTTCGATCTGCAGGGAAGCAGCAATTTCAGCAATTGAA attattgatgattcaagtggtaATAGTAAAATGTAG